The Lytechinus variegatus isolate NC3 chromosome 11, Lvar_3.0, whole genome shotgun sequence genome contains the following window.
tcaaaaattttattttttgatatgttatagctattaccattctctaaataacgaaaaagttttaagtctcgaatacctttatttttccttaaaatgactaattaacagctaattattacatagacgtcaatgtaaatgtgaattttgaaatgtgtttttctcaaattggacctgctgcacataaaatggtgtcaaaagttaatgcaacattggatcaccctagtattttgcagttataatcttgaaacttcaataattaaatctgtacccAAAAtcgaataattattattattgtatgaatattaattatactaattaattaccagtatttaatttcacatttttgcccccaaaatacctgtcactgtatttatatgcttggcaaaatgacaatatcatgggtagaaatgtttgttgcaatgatacacaacatttgtactaaaaattaagattacaagttagataattaaccaaatctctccggtttactaattgattaagttgcagatcagagctgacatacacatgcattccattgctgcatattttcaaaattgtcaaatttttatgacatttagttcttccctgctttaaaacacccagaaatatgatgataacagtcatattacacATTATAGaaagttgttaattaggtttaattaatattttatcatttaccgcatccaccggctccgcatccaccggctccgccacccctgttacttcaaacttaatgtccTATAgattttgttcctgatattgtattgatctaattcatagtaatatatttagcctatagttctagcttcaaaatgagatattactcaataaatttggtcaagatgctgtgatgtagcaacaatttatccatggcaccgtgtggaaaattgttcatacgccaccctttttgcatacccaacttatgaaatgcgaccagtgtataaaatgtggatatgtatagtaatcaagtatcgctgacaagctttaggtcacatgatcaaggtcaaatgtcaatgaatgtagtattgtattattatatgaatggtgttttttgttaataattgacatgatgcaggcgagacagccagaggcattccactgtTTTaagtttgtgtgtgattgtgctGGGAGTGTAGATTGCAAAATAAACCCTGTTAAAAGTCTGAACAAGTTTACATTTTATTGTGCCCTCCCACAGCACCGGCCATACAAAAAAAGTgagttattgataaaatttgttGAACATTGTGGTCAGGTCTTTGCTTATTTTCTCCTGATAAGTACTGCATGTATGCCGACCAGTTTTGACtttgaatgttaatatttttaaaaagcacaattaaaaaagaaatttgaatgaatataatttatagCTCTCTGAAAAACTTTGTTTTGGGATATATCaaagctttcatttttttttttgcagccaGTGCCTCAACTCCGAAGCCTTTTTTTGGTGGACACAGATCCTGAGACTTATCGTTTGAATCATCCCCTTCTTTGATGTTCCTTTTCATTTCCTTATAATCTTAGGTTGCCGAGAACAGGTGCTGGCTAATTTGGCTAACTTTGCCTATGATCCAATAAATTATGAGTATCTGAGACAACTAAATGCAGTTGATTTATTCCTAGGTAggtattcaatttttttaaacactcATTCCTTAATAAAGCTTATCATATTTCCTACTGTAATTCTGATTGTGGTTGCATTTGTGGTCATATGTTTAATTAAAGCCTTACCTGTTACTCTCTGCAGAACATTATTCATTGTATATAACATAgatgggggcgtcgtggtctagtggttatgaccctcgtctttcaatcagagggatgTGGGTTGAATCCCATCcaggtgtgttttccttcaacaagaaatttacccacgcTTTTCGCCAAATCGCCATCATGGGTCGTATGCACGCTCCCAGAAAGGGTATCTCTGCCTCGGCACTTCCATACAGACGAAGTGTGCCAACATGGCTGAAACTGTCATCAGATGATGTGAAGGAGCACATCCAAAAGATGGCCAAGAAGGGTCTCACTCCATCACAGATCGGTGTGATGCTTCGTGACTCCTACGGAGTAGCTCAGGTACGCTTCGTCACCGGTAACAAGATCCTCAGAATCCTGAAGGCCAAGGGTCTTGCTCCATCCCTCCCAGAGGACCTCTTCTCCCTGATCAATAAGGCTGTCGCTGTACGCAAACATCTCGAGAGGAACCGCAAGGACAAAGACTCCAAGTTCCGTCTTATCCTGATCGAGAGCAGGATCCACAGATTGGCCCGATACACTACAAGACCAAGCGTATCCTTCCTCCAAACTGGAAATATGAATCATCAAAAGCCTCAGCCCTCTTGGCTTAAGGAGTTGACCTTGTGTTGACCTTGAGTGTAGGAGCTAagagtatgtacatgtacaggtagtAATAAAACCAGACCAAGATcaaacagttaaaaaaaaaaaaatttacccacattatgctgcactcgacccaggtgaggtgaatgggtacccggtaggatttattccttgaaatgctttagcgcctatataTGGCGGCTGAGCTATAGCCGGGGTAAttatatgataccaagtatcaagcgcagtagagtatatgcaattATAGTAGCTGGCTAGTTGTGCTACATAAATGGAccatgttattgttattatttatcaaACTTGCATGGGACAGGTGAAGTCCATTTTGAGAGTGGAAGGAAaggatttttaaagaaaatacctTGTCATACTGATTAAATTATGCTAGTATTACTATGCATGATAATTTTTCAACATTCAGACTTGATTATTGTAGTTgcaatattttcttgttttagtTTTCTGAttaattatttccattttccctttttctattttatacAGATACCTTAACTGAGCCATCAGAACGGCTTGTTGAGTTTGGTATTGGCGGACTTTGCAACCTTGTACTAGGTAACTAGCAAACTCATTTACTTTACAAATATATCTATTAACATGCCATGCTGATATTCAAATCTGACTTCTATGAGGTTCTTTTTTAGAATAATTCctggaattgaaaaaaatcgaTGATTTTAAAACATTACAAAATTCTTACTAAAAAATACCTGTAGGTCCTTATgcctgtatttttttcttgctcGCTCCACTTTCTCACAAAATTAGAGACAGAATTCAAAGTTAGAAGCAATTATTTATCTCTGTACTGTAACAACTCATAAGAAAATATCAATGCATTATTGGCCATTTGAATAATGTCAGGATATTTCAGGAAATTCCTGGAATTGTTTGTTGTTCAATTCagtataatttattttgattaaagcACTGCTTACAAATAGCACTTGACAAATTGGATTAATATAGCAACATGCATTGATGCTACATGTACCCCTTCTTTACAATTCACATTTCCACCCTAATgccccgacccccccccccccccccccccccaccccttcaaCAGTCATCATCACTCTGTATACTAccttgttttattatttgtgaTATTTTTCCAAGATAAGGAGAATAAGGCCCATATTCTAGCAAATGACGGTGTTTCTCTGGTAAAAGATTGTTTATCAAGGTAAGATGCTTTAGTATGACCCAAGAATCTACTTTATAAATTGTTGCATGAAACTTACACCTATCAACTACCATAATATAGAAGTTGTTATAATTGAACCCATAGAGGGGCATAGCTTTTATCATGGAGGTACTACCTCCATGCTTTTATATATTCAAGATTAATCTGCCTTTATTCCTCATACTTGTACGGGCAACAACTGctgattattttatattcatatactttggaaaaaaatcatcagaatTTATAGTTGTAGCAAGTTTTAGGAAAAATTGCCCGTTTTCATTCATATGATGTAATTTTGTCATGTTTTGCTTCAATATCCTATTAAGAGAAATGCACAGATTTTTTAAACTTGCAGGAATAGGTGACTGAGGTTTCATAAGCTTTAACTGCACCAGTCTTTCTTTTCTTACACATTTAGTCCGAATGAAGAGATTGTTTTGTCAGCCATCACGACCCTAATGTACCTCATGACACCAGCTTCTAAACAAGGTAATTTTCATCAAAGGGCCCCGTAACAAAAAGGTTAGCGAGTAATCacgaatttgaaaaaaacaattctgattggATCCTTGTCAATCTACTGAACaaaatgcacatgcaacaaAGATCTTGATAcgccatttcatttagcgactatttgctaatctttgtgttatggagccaACATATATCTATTTAAGTAACTTATAGAGGTCCTATGGCCGATCAGCTGTTGTgtgttgattttaaaaaaagattaaaatatatataaggtGCGGGCATTGTTCACTCAATCAGGTGTGGGAGGGAAGGCCTGTGGGCTATGGCCATTAAGTTGACCTATTCCCTACCAGGCTACCTTGTTGGCTGAGAGAGGGTCTAAAACTATTTGTATTTCTGTATTATTTCTCACTCTTGCATTGCACATGCTGTCTTCTTTTTGATTAagtgccaaataaaataataattttgtgcTTGTGTTTTGGTGGAAAGACATTGTAGATATAGATATTTATGTGTTAATGTAAGCATTACACTGGTCATAAAATAAAACTTTCTGAACTTCAGGGGGCACTTCCTCCTTACACCCCTGCCATACTTTGCCCAAAGGGGcccattttcaaaattcaaatgttggCAGGTCTGTGATTTGATagttttgtatttcattttgaaagaatAAGTGATCATACAGCCTCTTGTGAATGTTATAGCGTCATATTTACtctctttgtttttaaacatgCATCTATCTTGTAGAGATCACAGCCCCATCCATTGTTGAATGTATGCAGAGGTTTGCAGGGTCCAGCAGCAAGAGATTGAGTAACCTAGCCAATGTCTTTCTCCAGGTGAGAATTCTAACTTCTCTCACCAGCGATTGTATATGGTTGAGATAGCATAGTACTTTCATGTTATAGAATATACATTTATTACCAAATGTAGCTTTGATTTTACATTAATTTGTTAACTTGATGAAATCATGATGAAGAGATATTCAAACATTAATTCATGGTGAATTTTCCCCTCTTATTTGTTATTTCAGGACTACTGTACTCCAGAGCAACGCCTAATGGCAGAGTCACCGTCGTTGACCACAGGTTCAGCAGTTGGGATACCTCTACCACCTGAACCCAAGCAGGAGACAAGATGAAAAGTTGTTGTCATCCACCACAGGTTGAATTGAAGGGATACCACTACTGCCTGAACCAAAGTAGGAGACAAGATGTCGAGAAGTCACCCTCATCAACCACAGGTTCATTTGTTGGGTACTACTACCACCTGAACACAAGCAAAAGCTATAAAGATGTCACTCATCTTGGTGACCCATCATCTCAAAAACTGTTGTATCTCCAGCTTCAGATGAAGATATTAAATACAATCAAGTGTCTGCTTTCAATATGTCATCTGTATGGTGTCTAGAATCAGTTTTCAATTCAAAGTTAATTTTGACGACAAGTATTTGGCTAGATGGGATTGCTTTAAGATCTTGGCAAAACATATTACATCCCCTTCAGGTCCATTCTCTATCACCAAGTTCAGCATTTTGAAGCTAGCTGAAT
Protein-coding sequences here:
- the LOC121423759 gene encoding armadillo repeat-containing protein 7-like isoform X1 is translated as MRGTWPGPLPWPDFLNMFQSRDRLEARTPLQHGIGRLQHLQNLMIEFQQTEDDGCREQVLANLANFAYDPINYEYLRQLNAVDLFLDTLTEPSERLVEFGIGGLCNLVLDKENKAHILANDGVSLVKDCLSSPNEEIVLSAITTLMYLMTPASKQEITAPSIVECMQRFAGSSSKRLSNLANVFLQDYCTPEQRLMAESPSLTTGSAVGIPLPPEPKQETR
- the LOC121423759 gene encoding armadillo repeat-containing protein 7-like isoform X3 — protein: MRGTWPGPLPWPDFLNMFQSRDRLEARTPLQHGIGRLQHLQNLMIEFQQTEDDGCREQVLANLANFAYDPINYEYLRQLNAVDLFLDTLTEPSERLVEFGIGGLCNLVLDKENKAHILANDGVSLVKDCLSSPNEEIVLSAITTLMYLMTPASKQGLLYSRATPNGRVTVVDHRFSSWDTSTT
- the LOC121423760 gene encoding LOW QUALITY PROTEIN: 40S ribosomal protein S13-like (The sequence of the model RefSeq protein was modified relative to this genomic sequence to represent the inferred CDS: deleted 2 bases in 1 codon); protein product: MGRMHAPRKGISASALPYRRSVPTWLKLSSDDVKEHIQKMAKKGLTPSQIGVMLRDSYGVAQVRFVTGNKILRILKAKGLAPSLPEDLFSLINKAVAVRKHLERNRKDKDSKFRLILIESRIHRLARYYKTKRILPPNWKYESSKASALLA
- the LOC121423759 gene encoding armadillo repeat-containing protein 7-like isoform X2, whose product is MRGTWPGPLPWPDFLNMFQSRDRLEARTPLQHGIGRLQHLQNLMIEFQQTEDDDTLTEPSERLVEFGIGGLCNLVLDKENKAHILANDGVSLVKDCLSSPNEEIVLSAITTLMYLMTPASKQEITAPSIVECMQRFAGSSSKRLSNLANVFLQDYCTPEQRLMAESPSLTTGSAVGIPLPPEPKQETR